In Oryza sativa Japonica Group chromosome 11, ASM3414082v1, the following are encoded in one genomic region:
- the LOC4350060 gene encoding putative disease resistance protein RGA1, whose translation MAQVGGMLTAAVLKIVAEQIGSIIGGEIKRLCNLNDDLEDMRMTLESVLALLKDAERQSVKSVAVLLWLKRLKFAAYDISDMIDEFEADAMTKAVAPKCATISCCFTAWSNIKMAKNMKKMRVQLEKIAKQNKDFNLMPESSSTVQVLYDDRATSPNVEESVIVGRAQDKQRILFYLSDKILTQDFIILAIYGMGGIGKTTLVQLVFSDTKFREYSLVWVYVSQVFDLNKIESSIISQLPKMDLSMSDSEVAPTNRNILIVLDDLWENNGFKLDKLKLKLKVRTGAKVIVIVTTRDEDIARRFSNVEPYKLEPLTDGICWNIIKQKSAFEDRGDKERLEQTGREIARKCGSVALAAQSLGYLLHSKRLDEWESVKDNDIWNESTLEDASSPHHVLASLKLSYVKMQPSLKLCFGYCAIFPKGQKIVKDDLIHQWISLNFIKPSKVYSCRQLGEMYVTQLLGMSFLQRPKSLYVNYHDNFILLTMHDLVHDLARSVMFDEIQNDGLQGDTSGRNCRYALRTEFSKPLETLRALRFMGCSIDNRLHNDSFSSAKYLRLLDLSECSIQRLPDSIGQLKQLRYLNATGVQHETIPDGITKLLKLMYLSLRGSSGIQALPEFMGEMEDLMYLDLSDCSRIIRLPVSFGKLTKLVHLDLSHCTRVRGVSESLESLTNVEYLNLSNCKNIGELPGALGFKKLEKLPTSFGNLNSLMHFDLSHCLQVKGIPEALGGLTNLQVLNLSHCYNIFENDVYIRRKVEAIGNLKKLQYLNLSDLLNKKCHDKSTYVSFFECINTLSNLEHLDLSHNEYLRSLPDCFGSLKRLHTLDVSGCSFLDKIPPSIHNIDNLKFLHADTRIYLGKSMFCLLNESSVSLPHFVVQANANGSGSNLVLLQDVNPPKLEISSLENVRSINEVQIIKLLEKQRIEELKLEWAKDAVRFVEDIELLGEIIPPTNLMEFEIHGYNCTKFPAWLMGIAPYLPNLVRLTMMDMPCCISLPPLGQLPNLKELTLEKMKSVTKIDGDFCGGRRPFPRLKKFVMRDMESLQVWNTIYCSGVDGVSEFMFPILPELSIFRCTKLRLTPCPLRAEKWNIWGSDGVISSWEESAADIIASCSSPLVTTLSINCKVSLHEWRLLHHLPDLKGLIINDCNDWTISAEIIRALSSLESLTLERWYNQAQLPNWLGQLVSLKELKINRFEMNESQEDIKHLMSLQKLCLHRCTSMTKLPKWVGDLVSLQKLEILSCPDLKYLPESMGCLTSLKKLNISFCDDIESLPEGIEKLCKLEYISMSGCPKLVPIR comes from the exons ATGGCGCAAGTCGGTGGCATGCTTACCGCGGCCGTCCTCAAGATTGTGGCCGAGCAGATTGGTTCCATCATCGGTGGTGAGATCAAGCGGCTGTGCAACCTCAACGATGACCTAGAAGACATGAGGATGACGCTGGAATCTGTCTTGGCGTTGCTCAAGGACGCCGAGAGGCAGTCAGTTAAGAGCGTGGCGGTGTTGCTGTGGCTGAAGCGGCTCAAGTTCGCTGCATATGACATCTCCGACATGATTGATGAGTTCGAAGCAGATGCCATGACCAAAGCAGTTGCACCAAAG TGTGCAACTATCAGCTGTTGTTTTACAGCGTGGTCCAACATTAAAATGGCCAAAAATATGAAGAAGATGAGGGTGCAACTTGAGAAAATCGCGAAACAAAACAAGGATTTCAATTTAATGCCAGAGAGCAGCTCCACTGTACAAGTACTCTATGATGATCGGGCCACATCTCCAAACGTGGAAGAATCAGTCATCGTTGGAAGGGCTCAAGACAAGCAGAGGATATTATTTTACTTATCTGATAAGATCTTGACCCAAGATTTCATTATCCTTGCAATATATGGCATGGGAGGTATTGGCAAGACAACCTTAGTGCAGTTAGTTTTCAGTGATACGAAATTTAGAGAGTATTCTCTTGTGTGGGTCTATGTGTCCCAGGTGTTTGATTTAAATAAAATTGAGAGCTCTATAATTTCACAACTACCCAAAATGGATCTTAGCATGAGTGATTCAGAGGTGGCACCTACCAATAGGAATATTCTAATAGTTTTGGATGATCTTTGGGAGAATAATGGTTTCAAATTAGATAAATTGAAGCTTAAGCTAAAGGTCAGGACGGGAGCCAAGGTGATCGTCATAGTTACCACACGTGATGAAGACATTGCTAGGAGATTTTCTAATGTTGAACCCTACAAGCTAGAGCCCTTGACAGATGGCATATGTTGGAAcataataaaacaaaaaagtGCTTTTGAAGATAGAGGTGACAAAGAACGGTTGGAACAGACAGGAAGGGAGATTGCAAGGAAATGTGGCAGTGTGGCATTAGCTGCTCAATCCCTTGGGTATTTATTACATTCCAAAAGGCTTGACGAATGGGAATCAGTGAAAGACAATGATATTTGGAATGAATCTACCTTAGAAGATGCATCTTCACCACATCATGTGCTTGCATCCTTGAAGTTAAGTTATGTCAAAATGCAACCAAGCTTGAAGTTATGTTTTGGATATTGTGCAATATTTCCTAAAGGTCAAAAGATAGTTAAGGATGATTTAATTCACCAATGGATTTCTCTCAACTTTATCAAACCATCAAAGGTATATTCCTGCAGACAACTTGGTGAGATGTATGTTACTCAACTGTTGGGGATGTCCTTTCTTCAGCGTCCGAAGTCACTATATGTAA ATTATCACGACAATTTTATATTGTTAACCATGCATGATCTGGTCCACGACTTGGCAAGATCAGTCATGTTTGATGAAATACAGAATGATGGTTTGCAAGGAGACACTAGTGGAAGAAATTGCCGCTATGCTTTGCGTACTGAATTTAGCAAGCCATTGGAAACATTAAGGGCACTGCGTTTTATGGGATGCAGCATAGATAATAGACTTCACAATGATTCATTTTCATCTGCTAAGTACCTGCGTCTGTTGGATTTAAGTGAGTGCTCTATACAGAGATTGCCAGATTCTATTGGTCAATTGAAGCAGTTGAGGTATCTTAATGCCACAGGAGTTCAACATGAAACGATTCCTGATGGTATCACCAAGCTCTTGAAACTAATGTATCTTAGTCTTCGGGGATCTTCTGGAATCCAGGCATTGCCAGAATTTATGGGAGAAATGGAGGACTTGATGTATCTTGATTTATCAGATTGTTCAAGAATAATAAGATTGCCAGTGTCATTTGGCAAGCTAACAAAATTGGTTCATCTGGATTTGTCACATTGCACTAGGGTTAGAGGTGTATCGGAATCCTTGGAGAGTCTCACCAATGTTGAATATTTAAATTTATCAAACTGCAAAAATATTGGAGAGCTGCCAGGAGCTTTGG GTTTcaagaaattagaaaaactacCAACGTCATTTGGAAATCTCAATAGTTTGATGCATTTTGATTTATCACATTGTCTTCAGGTTAAGGGTATACCAGAAGCCTTGGGTGGACTTACCAACCTCCAAGTTCTAAATTTATCACATTGCTACAACATTTTCGAAAATGACGTGTATATTAGAAGGAAGGTAGAAGCCATTGGTAATCTCAAGAAACTCCAGTATTTGAACTTATCGGACTTGCTTAATAAAAAGTGTCATGACAAATCAACATATGTCAGTTTCTTCGAGTGTATTAATACCCTTTCGAACCTTGAGCACCTTGATTTGTCTCACAACGAATATCTTAGGAGTTTACCTGACTGTTTTGGTAGCCTCAAAAGGCTACATACACTAGATGTCTCAGGCTGCAGCTTTCTGGACAAGATACCACCAAGCATCCATAACATTGATAACCTGAAGTTTCTGCATGCAGATACTCGCATTTATTTGGGGAAGTCCATGTTTTGTCTATTGAACGAAAGTTCAGTCTCATTGCCGCACTTTGTGGTCCAAGCAAATGCCAATGGCTCTGGCAGCAACCTTGTTCTGCTTCAGGATGTAAATCCACCTAAGTTGGAGATAAGCAGTCTTGAAAATGTGAGGTCCATCAATGAGGTCCAGATAATAAAACTTTTGGAAAAGCAAAGAATAGAAGAGTTGAAACTTGAGTGGGCCAAAGATGCTGTGAGGTTTGTGGAGGATATTGAATTGCTAGGAGAGATTATTCCACCAACAAATTTAATGGAGTTTGAGATACATGGTTATAACTGCACCAAGTTTCCAGCATGGCTAATGGGCATTGCTCCTTATCTCCCTAATCTTGTTCGTCTTACCATGATGGATATGCCCTGCTGCATCAGCCTACCACCACTTGGTCAATTACCTAATTTGAAAGAGTTAACTCTTGAAAAAATGAAGAGCGTCACAAAAATTGATGGGGACTTCTGCGGTGGCCGAAGGCCCTTTCCTCGACTGAAGAAATTTGTCATGCGTGATATGGAAAGCCTGCAAGTGTGGAACACAATATACTGCAGTGGTGTGGATGGTGTGAGCGAGTTTATGTTCCCTATACTTCCTGAGTTGAGCATATTTCGGTGCACCAAGCTGAGACTTACACCATGCCCACTAAGAGCCGAGAAATGGAACATTTGGGGAAGTGATGGTGTCATATCCTCATGGGAAGAAAGTGCGGCAGATATCATCGCATCCTGCTCCTCTCCTCTAGTGACTACTTTGAGTATCAACTGCAAGGTTTCTCTTCATGAGTGGAGGTTGCTTCACCACCTCCCGGACCTCAAAGGCTTAATTATCAATGATTGCAATGATTGGACTATCTCAGCAGAGATCATCAGAGCCCTCTCCTCTCTAGAATCATTGACTCTGGAGCGATGGTATAACCAGGCCCAGCTGCCAAATTGGTTGGGTCAGCTCGTGTCTCTTAAGGAATTGAAAATAAACAGGTTCGAGATGAACGAATCACAGGAGGACATCAAACATCTCATGTCGCTACAGAAACTATGTCTGCATAGATGTACAAGCATGACAAAGCTACCAAAATGGGTGGGAGACCTCGTCTCTCTCCAAAAATTGGAGATCTTGTCCTGCCCAGACCTGAAGTATTTGCCAGAGAGCATGGGGTGCCTCACCTCTCTCAAGAAACTTAATATCAGCTTTTGCGATGACATTGAGTCCTTGCCTGAGGGTATAGAAAAACTCTGTAAGCTTGAATATATATCAATGTCAGGCTGCCCTAAATTGGTTCCAATTAGATGA